A region of Flavobacterium indicum GPTSA100-9 = DSM 17447 DNA encodes the following proteins:
- a CDS encoding fumarylacetoacetate hydrolase family protein, translating to MKIICIGRNYADHISELNNERPAEPVIFMKPDTAVLPKDADFYIPEFSKDVHHEVEVLVKISKVGKYIDPKFAHKYYEEIGLGIDFTARDVQTMLKEKGLPWEKAKAFDHSAIIGSFLPKKNFTSLENVNFELRNNGQIVQQGNTSLMLWNIDQLIAYVSQYFTLKTGDIIFTGTPKGVAAVKENDFLEGFLEGTSMFKVQIK from the coding sequence ATGAAAATAATTTGTATTGGTCGAAATTATGCGGACCATATTTCGGAATTAAATAACGAAAGACCTGCAGAACCGGTAATTTTTATGAAACCAGATACGGCAGTATTGCCTAAAGATGCTGATTTTTATATTCCAGAATTTTCCAAAGATGTGCATCATGAAGTTGAGGTTTTAGTAAAAATTAGTAAAGTTGGAAAATATATCGACCCAAAATTTGCCCATAAATATTATGAAGAAATAGGATTGGGGATTGATTTTACGGCCCGAGATGTGCAAACTATGTTAAAGGAAAAAGGTCTTCCATGGGAAAAAGCGAAGGCATTTGACCATTCAGCGATTATTGGTAGCTTTTTACCGAAAAAAAATTTCACTTCTCTAGAAAATGTTAATTTTGAATTACGTAATAATGGACAAATTGTTCAACAAGGAAATACTTCTTTAATGTTGTGGAATATTGATCAACTTATCGCCTATGTTTCTCAATATTTTACGTTAAAAACAGGAGATATTATTTTTACGGGTACACCAAAAGGCGTGGCTGCAGTAAAAGAAAATGACTTTTTAGAAGGTTTTTTGGAAGGAACATCAATGTTTAAAGTTCAAATTAAATAA
- a CDS encoding Hpt domain-containing protein: MALQYNLSKVYEISENDNEFALQIVSLFLQEVPAELKSIKEGIELKDYSRTYSAAHKIKPTLDLLGMDLAYDDNMEIMNWTKAEGKRKEIKEVYKSLKERIDAAVVELKKDFKLN; encoded by the coding sequence ATGGCACTACAATACAATCTTTCTAAGGTATATGAAATTTCTGAAAACGATAACGAGTTTGCATTGCAAATAGTTTCACTTTTTTTACAAGAAGTTCCTGCTGAGTTGAAATCAATTAAAGAGGGTATCGAGTTAAAAGATTATTCAAGAACGTATTCTGCTGCGCATAAAATAAAACCAACGTTAGATTTACTTGGCATGGATTTGGCTTATGATGACAATATGGAAATTATGAATTGGACAAAAGCAGAAGGCAAACGAAAAGAAATAAAAGAGGTGTATAAATCGCTAAAAGAACGAATTGATGCAGCGGTAGTAGAACTTAAAAAAGATTTTAAATTGAATTAA
- a CDS encoding 3'-5' exonuclease — translation MELKLNRPICFFDLETTGIDVGKDRIVEISIFKVFPNGNKESKTWLVNPTIPIPPQSTAVHGITNEKVANEPTFKELAPHVFNMIKDSDLAGFNSDRFDIPLLAEELLRADVDFDMKNRVSVDVQTIFHKMEERTLSAAYKFYCGQSLENAHSAEADTLATYEILKAQLDRYPELENDIKTLSEFTTRKKSVDFAGFIALNDKGQEFFTFGKYKNVLVNDVFDKDPGYYGWIQNADFPLYTKKVLTGLKLRKLSTK, via the coding sequence ATGGAATTAAAATTAAATAGACCTATCTGTTTCTTTGATTTAGAAACAACAGGTATTGATGTAGGAAAGGATAGAATCGTTGAAATCTCAATTTTCAAAGTTTTTCCTAACGGAAATAAAGAAAGTAAAACATGGTTGGTAAACCCTACCATTCCTATTCCACCACAATCTACAGCGGTGCATGGCATTACAAATGAAAAAGTTGCCAATGAACCTACTTTTAAGGAATTAGCACCGCATGTTTTTAACATGATAAAGGATTCTGATTTGGCTGGTTTTAATTCAGATCGCTTTGATATTCCATTGTTAGCTGAAGAATTATTACGCGCTGACGTTGATTTTGATATGAAAAATAGAGTTTCAGTCGATGTGCAAACTATTTTTCATAAAATGGAAGAAAGAACTTTGTCAGCAGCCTATAAATTTTATTGCGGGCAATCTTTAGAAAATGCCCACAGTGCAGAAGCCGATACGTTAGCGACCTATGAAATTTTAAAAGCGCAATTGGATCGTTATCCTGAATTGGAAAATGATATAAAAACATTATCTGAATTTACCACTCGAAAAAAATCGGTTGATTTCGCAGGATTTATTGCATTAAACGATAAAGGGCAAGAGTTTTTTACCTTTGGTAAGTATAAAAATGTATTGGTTAATGATGTCTTTGATAAAGACCCAGGTTATTATGGTTGGATTCAAAATGCGGATTTTCCATTATACACCAAGAAAGTGTTAACAGGATTAAAACTAAGAAAACTGTCTACAAAATGA